One segment of Haliotis asinina isolate JCU_RB_2024 chromosome 12, JCU_Hal_asi_v2, whole genome shotgun sequence DNA contains the following:
- the LOC137257791 gene encoding docking protein 4-like isoform X3 has protein sequence MASTNQASNIVKVGYVEVQSRHIKTWSKRWFVLHNNTTVSPARLVKYLDEKDAKKGKPRHEYFVNDMEMVERLPGKPRTIHITLRTKQCTDIYFTCDSEAGAEEWFVCLQKAISTKIDIFPANIISAQHTTFKGEVSLYIADGHLTIIQEDEILSKIPLTTIRKYKQEERDLVFWIETGRSSPVGEGFITCQSAHAYNILTQLDDQARRLNSTLSSSGGSDPTANSLYSPDPCQPPSHPRPRYMSEPCVQPYLPDRKMASLTRNYSTNSRPNLPRRTSSGSSSGLVRPESRRPSEPALTQQSANPYLPMNNPVIRGPPPPLRPPVDDPMPYTDMAREADYLSPIPSSQDHRSPDSGPIAE, from the exons ATGGCGTCGACAAATCAAGCGTCTAATATAGTGAAAGTCGGCTATGTAGAAGTCCAAAGCAGGCATATCAAG ACATGGTCGAAGCGATGGTTTGTACTCCACAATAACACGACGGTGTCTCCAGCTCGCCTTGTGAAATACCTAGACGAGAAGGACGCCAAGAAAGGGAAACCGCGTCATGAGTACTTTGTCAACGACATGGAGATGGTGGAGAGGCTGCCGGGGAAACCTAGAACCATTCATATCACCCTCAGGACCAAACAGTGTACGGACATCTACTTCACCTGTGACTCCG AAGCAGGTGCTGAAGAATGGTTCGTGTGTCTACAGAAAGCAATCAGTACAAAAATTG ATATATTCCCAGCAAATATAATCAGTGCCCAGCACACCACATTCAAGGGCGAGGTCAGTCTTTACATCGCAGATGGTCATCTGACAATTATTCAAGAGGATGAAATCCTGTCAAAAATACCCTTGACGACGATCCGCAAATACAAGCAAGAAGAAAGAGATTTGGTATTCTGGATTGAAACTGGGAG GAGCAGTCCGGTCGGGGAAGGCTTCATCACGTGTCAGTCAGCCCATGCCTACAACATCCTAACCCAACTGGACGACCAGGCCAGGAGGTTGAACTCAACCCTGTCCAGCTCTG GTGGCAGTGATCCAACTGCGAACTCCCTCTACTCTCCAG ATCCCTGTCAACCGCCAAGCCATCCCCGACCGCGGTATATGTCCGAACCGTGTGTGCAGCCATATTTGCCGGACAGAAAGATGGCTTCATTGACGAGAAATTACTCCACCAACAGCCGCCCGAATCTTCCTCGGAGGACAAGTTCCGGCAGCTCAAGTG GCTTGGTTCGCCCTGAGAGTCGTCGGCCGTCGGAGCCTGCCCTGACTCAACAAAGCGCAAACCCGTATTTACCCATGAATAACCCAG TGATCAGGGGCCCACCGCCCCCTCTCCGTCCCCCCGTCGATGACCCGATGCCCTACACCGATATGGCCAGAGAAG CAGACTACCTGAGCCCGATACCATCAAGTCAGGACCACAGGTCACCCGACTCAG GTCCGATAGCGGAGTA A
- the LOC137257791 gene encoding uncharacterized protein isoform X1, whose translation MASTNQASNIVKVGYVEVQSRHIKTWSKRWFVLHNNTTVSPARLVKYLDEKDAKKGKPRHEYFVNDMEMVERLPGKPRTIHITLRTKQCTDIYFTCDSEAGAEEWFVCLQKAISTKIDIFPANIISAQHTTFKGEVSLYIADGHLTIIQEDEILSKIPLTTIRKYKQEERDLVFWIETGRSSPVGEGFITCQSAHAYNILTQLDDQARRLNSTLSSSGGSDPTANSLYSPDPCQPPSHPRPRYMSEPCVQPYLPDRKMASLTRNYSTNSRPNLPRRTSSGSSSGLVRPESRRPSEPALTQQSANPYLPMNNPVIRGPPPPLRPPVDDPMPYTDMAREADYLSPIPSSQDHRSPDSDKPHEKTNEEWDYLCKTDCKAGAIGRMPLRNTVVSNLRLFRSENLVPSYYLFNRSRWGPNSDNSKYLRT comes from the exons ATGGCGTCGACAAATCAAGCGTCTAATATAGTGAAAGTCGGCTATGTAGAAGTCCAAAGCAGGCATATCAAG ACATGGTCGAAGCGATGGTTTGTACTCCACAATAACACGACGGTGTCTCCAGCTCGCCTTGTGAAATACCTAGACGAGAAGGACGCCAAGAAAGGGAAACCGCGTCATGAGTACTTTGTCAACGACATGGAGATGGTGGAGAGGCTGCCGGGGAAACCTAGAACCATTCATATCACCCTCAGGACCAAACAGTGTACGGACATCTACTTCACCTGTGACTCCG AAGCAGGTGCTGAAGAATGGTTCGTGTGTCTACAGAAAGCAATCAGTACAAAAATTG ATATATTCCCAGCAAATATAATCAGTGCCCAGCACACCACATTCAAGGGCGAGGTCAGTCTTTACATCGCAGATGGTCATCTGACAATTATTCAAGAGGATGAAATCCTGTCAAAAATACCCTTGACGACGATCCGCAAATACAAGCAAGAAGAAAGAGATTTGGTATTCTGGATTGAAACTGGGAG GAGCAGTCCGGTCGGGGAAGGCTTCATCACGTGTCAGTCAGCCCATGCCTACAACATCCTAACCCAACTGGACGACCAGGCCAGGAGGTTGAACTCAACCCTGTCCAGCTCTG GTGGCAGTGATCCAACTGCGAACTCCCTCTACTCTCCAG ATCCCTGTCAACCGCCAAGCCATCCCCGACCGCGGTATATGTCCGAACCGTGTGTGCAGCCATATTTGCCGGACAGAAAGATGGCTTCATTGACGAGAAATTACTCCACCAACAGCCGCCCGAATCTTCCTCGGAGGACAAGTTCCGGCAGCTCAAGTG GCTTGGTTCGCCCTGAGAGTCGTCGGCCGTCGGAGCCTGCCCTGACTCAACAAAGCGCAAACCCGTATTTACCCATGAATAACCCAG TGATCAGGGGCCCACCGCCCCCTCTCCGTCCCCCCGTCGATGACCCGATGCCCTACACCGATATGGCCAGAGAAG CAGACTACCTGAGCCCGATACCATCAAGTCAGGACCACAGGTCACCCGACTCAG ATAAACCACATGAGAAAACAAACGAAGAGTGGGATTACTTGTGTAAGACCGATTGTAAAGCAGGTGCCATTGGACGTATGCCACTGCGAAACACTGTTGTGTCGAACCTACGGTTATTTCGAAGTGAAAACTTGGTCCCATCGTATTATCTGTTCAACCGTAGTCGATGGGGTCCAAACTCGGATAATTCGAAGTATTTACGTACTTAG
- the LOC137257791 gene encoding uncharacterized protein isoform X2, whose protein sequence is MASTNQASNIVKVGYVEVQSRHIKTWSKRWFVLHNNTTVSPARLVKYLDEKDAKKGKPRHEYFVNDMEMVERLPGKPRTIHITLRTKQCTDIYFTCDSEAGAEEWFVCLQKAISTKIDIFPANIISAQHTTFKGEVSLYIADGHLTIIQEDEILSKIPLTTIRKYKQEERDLVFWIETGRSSPVGEGFITCQSAHAYNILTQLDDQARRLNSTLSSSGGSDPTANSLYSPDPCQPPSHPRPRYMSEPCVQPYLPDRKMASLTRNYSTNSRPNLPRRTSSGSSSGLVRPESRRPSEPALTQQSANPYLPMNNPVIRGPPPPLRPPVDDPMPYTDMAREADYLSPIPSSQDHRSPDSDKPHEKTNEEWDYLSPLHPDHHRYWMKNKLS, encoded by the exons ATGGCGTCGACAAATCAAGCGTCTAATATAGTGAAAGTCGGCTATGTAGAAGTCCAAAGCAGGCATATCAAG ACATGGTCGAAGCGATGGTTTGTACTCCACAATAACACGACGGTGTCTCCAGCTCGCCTTGTGAAATACCTAGACGAGAAGGACGCCAAGAAAGGGAAACCGCGTCATGAGTACTTTGTCAACGACATGGAGATGGTGGAGAGGCTGCCGGGGAAACCTAGAACCATTCATATCACCCTCAGGACCAAACAGTGTACGGACATCTACTTCACCTGTGACTCCG AAGCAGGTGCTGAAGAATGGTTCGTGTGTCTACAGAAAGCAATCAGTACAAAAATTG ATATATTCCCAGCAAATATAATCAGTGCCCAGCACACCACATTCAAGGGCGAGGTCAGTCTTTACATCGCAGATGGTCATCTGACAATTATTCAAGAGGATGAAATCCTGTCAAAAATACCCTTGACGACGATCCGCAAATACAAGCAAGAAGAAAGAGATTTGGTATTCTGGATTGAAACTGGGAG GAGCAGTCCGGTCGGGGAAGGCTTCATCACGTGTCAGTCAGCCCATGCCTACAACATCCTAACCCAACTGGACGACCAGGCCAGGAGGTTGAACTCAACCCTGTCCAGCTCTG GTGGCAGTGATCCAACTGCGAACTCCCTCTACTCTCCAG ATCCCTGTCAACCGCCAAGCCATCCCCGACCGCGGTATATGTCCGAACCGTGTGTGCAGCCATATTTGCCGGACAGAAAGATGGCTTCATTGACGAGAAATTACTCCACCAACAGCCGCCCGAATCTTCCTCGGAGGACAAGTTCCGGCAGCTCAAGTG GCTTGGTTCGCCCTGAGAGTCGTCGGCCGTCGGAGCCTGCCCTGACTCAACAAAGCGCAAACCCGTATTTACCCATGAATAACCCAG TGATCAGGGGCCCACCGCCCCCTCTCCGTCCCCCCGTCGATGACCCGATGCCCTACACCGATATGGCCAGAGAAG CAGACTACCTGAGCCCGATACCATCAAGTCAGGACCACAGGTCACCCGACTCAG ATAAACCACATGAGAAAACAAACGAAGAGTGGGATTACTTGT CCCCACTTCATCCAGATCATCATCGGTACTGGATGAAAAATAAGCTGTCGTGA
- the LOC137257791 gene encoding docking protein 4-like isoform X4 yields the protein MASTNQASNIVKVGYVEVQSRHIKTWSKRWFVLHNNTTVSPARLVKYLDEKDAKKGKPRHEYFVNDMEMVERLPGKPRTIHITLRTKQCTDIYFTCDSEAGAEEWFVCLQKAISTKIDIFPANIISAQHTTFKGEVSLYIADGHLTIIQEDEILSKIPLTTIRKYKQEERDLVFWIETGRSSPVGEGFITCQSAHAYNILTQLDDQARRLNSTLSSSGGSDPTANSLYSPDPCQPPSHPRPRYMSEPCVQPYLPDRKMASLTRNYSTNSRPNLPRRTSSGSSSGLVRPESRRPSEPALTQQSANPYLPMNNPVIRGPPPPLRPPVDDPMPYTDMAREADYLSPIPSSQDHRSPDSGEL from the exons ATGGCGTCGACAAATCAAGCGTCTAATATAGTGAAAGTCGGCTATGTAGAAGTCCAAAGCAGGCATATCAAG ACATGGTCGAAGCGATGGTTTGTACTCCACAATAACACGACGGTGTCTCCAGCTCGCCTTGTGAAATACCTAGACGAGAAGGACGCCAAGAAAGGGAAACCGCGTCATGAGTACTTTGTCAACGACATGGAGATGGTGGAGAGGCTGCCGGGGAAACCTAGAACCATTCATATCACCCTCAGGACCAAACAGTGTACGGACATCTACTTCACCTGTGACTCCG AAGCAGGTGCTGAAGAATGGTTCGTGTGTCTACAGAAAGCAATCAGTACAAAAATTG ATATATTCCCAGCAAATATAATCAGTGCCCAGCACACCACATTCAAGGGCGAGGTCAGTCTTTACATCGCAGATGGTCATCTGACAATTATTCAAGAGGATGAAATCCTGTCAAAAATACCCTTGACGACGATCCGCAAATACAAGCAAGAAGAAAGAGATTTGGTATTCTGGATTGAAACTGGGAG GAGCAGTCCGGTCGGGGAAGGCTTCATCACGTGTCAGTCAGCCCATGCCTACAACATCCTAACCCAACTGGACGACCAGGCCAGGAGGTTGAACTCAACCCTGTCCAGCTCTG GTGGCAGTGATCCAACTGCGAACTCCCTCTACTCTCCAG ATCCCTGTCAACCGCCAAGCCATCCCCGACCGCGGTATATGTCCGAACCGTGTGTGCAGCCATATTTGCCGGACAGAAAGATGGCTTCATTGACGAGAAATTACTCCACCAACAGCCGCCCGAATCTTCCTCGGAGGACAAGTTCCGGCAGCTCAAGTG GCTTGGTTCGCCCTGAGAGTCGTCGGCCGTCGGAGCCTGCCCTGACTCAACAAAGCGCAAACCCGTATTTACCCATGAATAACCCAG TGATCAGGGGCCCACCGCCCCCTCTCCGTCCCCCCGTCGATGACCCGATGCCCTACACCGATATGGCCAGAGAAG CAGACTACCTGAGCCCGATACCATCAAGTCAGGACCACAGGTCACCCGACTCAGGTGAGCTATA A